A stretch of the Capsicum annuum cultivar UCD-10X-F1 chromosome 8, UCD10Xv1.1, whole genome shotgun sequence genome encodes the following:
- the LOC107839494 gene encoding WD repeat-containing protein 48: protein MHRVASAGNTSNSVRPRKEKRLTYVLNDADDTKHCAGVNSLAVLKSSATDGCEYLFTGSRDGTLKRWALAEDVATCSATFESHVDWVNDAVLTGSNTLVSCSSDTTVKVWNGLSEGSCIKTLRQHSDYVTSLASAEKNSNVIASAGLGGEVFIWDLEAALTPTSKSSDATEEDCSNGVNGSGSSLPMTSIRPISSSNNISLQTQSQAYIPVTAKGHKESVYALAMNESGSLLVSGGTEKVVRVWDPRTGSKTMKLKGHTDNIRALQLDSTGRFCISGSSDSMIRLWDLGQQRCVHSYAVHTDSVWSLASTPTFSHVYSGGRDLSLYLTDLATRESVLLCTKEHPILQLALHDDGIWVATTDSSVHRWAAEVRNPQKVFQRGGSFLAGNLSFSRARVSLEGSTPVPVYKEPCLSIPGTPGIVQHEILNNRRHVLTKDTAGTVKLWEITRGTVIHNYGEVSFEKKKEELFEMVSIPAWFTVDTRLGSLAVHLDTPQCFSAEMYSADLNIPGKPEDDKVNLARETLKGLLAHWLTKRRQRFGSQVLVNGEAQPGKDVPTRNLTSSRIEMDGNADNDAAVYPPFEFSAASPPSIITEGSQSGPWRKKITDLDGTEDEKDMPWWVVDCVMNNRLPPRENTKCSFYLHPCEGSAVQILTQGKLSAPRILRIHKVINYVVEKMVLEKPLDSINSDGSTGMPGGQVTHPTIGGDGLFRTGLKPWQKLKPSIEILCNNQVLSPDMSLATVRAYIWKKPEDLVLNYRVLTSR, encoded by the exons ATGCACCGTGTAGCAAGTGCAGGCAACACATCCAATTCAGTTAGGCCTAGGAAGGAGAAGAGGTTGACTTATGTTTTGAATGATGCCGATGATACTAAG CATTGTGCAGGCGTAAATTCTTTGGCTGTATTGAAGTCATCAGCCACTGATGGATGTGAATACCTATTTACTGGGAGTAGAGATGGCACGTTAAAGAGATGGGCATTGGCTGAAGATGTTGCCACCTGCTCTGCCACATTTGAGTCACATGTCGATTGG GTAAATGATGCAGTTCTTACAGGTAGTAACACATTAGTGTCATGCTCCTCAGACACCACTGTCAAG GTGTGGAATGGCTTATCTGAGGGATCTTGTATTAAGACACTCCGGCAGCACTCTGATTACGTCACCAGCCTTGCGTCAGCAGAAAAAAAT AGCAATGTTATTGCATCTGCTGGTCTTGGCGGTGAGGTTTTCATATGGGATCTTGAAGCTGCACTTACTCCGACATCTAAGTCCAGTGATGCCACCGAAGAAGACTGTTCAAATGGTGTCAATGGTTCAGGAAGTTCATTGCCCATGACAAGCATCCGTCCTATCAGTTCGAGCAATAACATTTCCTTGCAGACCCAGTCTCAAGCATATATTCCTGTGACTGCTAAAGGCCATAAGGAGTCAGTATATGCATTGGCAATGAATGAGAGCGGATCCCTTCTTGTTTCTGGTGGTACTGAGAAG GTTGTGCGCGTTTGGGACCCAAGAACTGGTTCCAAGACCATGAAGCTAAAAGGTCATACAGATAATATTAGGGCTCTCCAGCTAGATTCCACTGGCAG GTTCTGCATATCTGGATCTTCTGATTCCATGATTAG ACTATGGGATCTAGGTCAGCAGCGATGTGTGCATTCTTATGCTGTGCATACGGATTCTGTGTGGTCACTTGCTAGCACTCCTACATTTAGTCATGTTTATAGTGGTGGAAGAGACCTCTCT TTATACTTGACAGATTTGGCAACAAGGGAGAGTGTATTGCTCTGCACGAAGGAACACCCCATTTTGCAATTAGCATTGCATGATGACGGCATTTGGGTGGCCACAACTGATTCATCTGTACATAGATGGGCTGCGGAAGTGCGTAATCCCCAGAAAGTGTTCCAGAGAGGGGGCTCATTCTTGGCTGGAAACTTGTCCTTTTCCAGGGCAAGGGTTTCTCTAGAAGGATCTACACCT GTGCCTGTTTATAAAGAACCATGTCTTAGCATTCCTGGAACTCCAGGAATAGTGCAGCATGAGATTTTGAACAACAGAAGACATGTCCTGACTAAG GACACTGCTGGTACAGTGAAGTTGTGGGAGATCACTAGAGGCACTGTGATTCACAACTATGGAGAG GTATCatttgagaagaagaaagaagaactTTTTGAGATG GTGAGCATCCCTGCATGGTTCACTGTGGACACGAGGCTTGGAAGCTTGGCTGTACATCTGGATACGCCACAATGCTTTTCTGCTGAGATGTACTCTGCGGACCTCAACATTCCAGGGAAGCCTGAAGACGACAAG GTTAATTTGGCACGAGAAACTCTTAAAGGGCTGTTGGCTCATTGGTTAACCAAAAGAAGACAGAGATTTGGATCTCAAGTTCTAGTCAATGGGGAAGCCCAACCTGGAAAGGATGTGCCTACAAGGAATCTGACGTCGTCAAGAATTGAAATGGACGGTAATGCTGACAATGATGCTGCAGTATATCCTCCCTTTGAATTTTCAGCGGCATCCCCTCCATCAATTATTACCGAGGGTTCTCAAAGTGGTCCATGGAGGAAAAAGATTACCGACTTAGATGGAACGGAAGATGAGAAGGACATGCCATGGTGGGTAGTGGATTGTGTGATGAACAATCGGTTGCCGCCCAGGGAAAATACCAA ATGTAGCTTCTACTTGCATCCATGTGAGGGTTCTGCAGTCCAGATTCTTACCCAGGGAAAGCTGAGTGCGCCTCGCATATTAAGAATTCACAAA GTCATCAACTATGTTGTAGAAAAGATGGTTCTTGAGAAGCCACTGGATAGCATAAACTCAGATGGATCTACTGGAATGCCTGGTGGACAGGTGACACACCCAACTATTGGAGGAGATGGTTTATTTCGGACTGGGCTGAAGCCTTGGCAAAAGCTTAAGCCATCTATCGAGATCTTGTGCAATAACCAG GTTTTATCCCCTGATATGAGCTTAGCGACTGTACGGGCGTATATATGGAAGAAACCTGAAGACCTTGTTCTCAACTACCGGGTGTTGACGAGCAGGTGA